A genomic region of Psychrobacter sp. M13 contains the following coding sequences:
- a CDS encoding GbsR/MarR family transcriptional regulator, which produces MKLNPVTEKFVLHWGEMGSKWGVNRTMSQIHALLYIIGKPLDAEEITETLGVARSNVSTSIKELQNWGLVQKVSVLGDRRDHFTTNTDVWELARIVVVERQKRELDPTVHFLQELMDSPEFEFENSEVKTRIKDTQEFVATVTTWSSEMLRLPTSALKKVLKLGASVKKFLG; this is translated from the coding sequence ATGAAACTTAACCCAGTTACCGAAAAGTTCGTTTTACATTGGGGCGAGATGGGCTCGAAGTGGGGCGTCAATCGTACGATGTCACAGATTCATGCCTTGTTATACATTATCGGTAAGCCGTTAGATGCTGAAGAAATCACTGAAACGCTTGGCGTGGCTCGCTCAAATGTGTCTACTAGTATTAAAGAGCTGCAAAATTGGGGACTGGTACAAAAGGTCTCGGTATTAGGCGATCGGCGTGATCATTTCACCACTAATACTGATGTCTGGGAGCTGGCACGTATCGTAGTAGTTGAGCGTCAAAAGCGTGAACTTGATCCGACGGTACATTTCCTACAAGAGCTAATGGACAGTCCTGAGTTTGAATTTGAGAATAGCGAAGTCAAGACACGCATTAAAGATACTCAGGAGTTTGTAGCCACCGTCACTACTTGGTCGTCAGAGATGTTGAGACTGCCGACAAGTGCGCTAAAAAAGGTATTGAAACTAGGCGCTAGTGTAAAGAAGTTTTTGGGATAG
- a CDS encoding L-threonylcarbamoyladenylate synthase, with amino-acid sequence MKPSDPLSNPNITTDISQAARWLKAGKLLCYPTESVWGIGCDPFNETAVAQLLAIKQRPVDKGMIVITDNIKRIAPLLASLNAKQRQSVTDSWQPLLNHYPINQQAVSSQVQQAQTWLLPLPESLEVTIPSWITGIHNSVAVRLIAHPMIQQLCAQMVTPNNPYGFVVSTSCNPAGKPPASGLAQAQAYFANLDIDTDKNDNYANNVRYLTGETLNYQRPSQINDALTGQVIR; translated from the coding sequence ATGAAACCATCTGATCCTCTATCAAACCCAAATATTACGACCGATATCAGCCAAGCTGCTAGATGGCTAAAAGCGGGTAAGCTGCTTTGTTACCCGACTGAAAGCGTTTGGGGTATAGGCTGCGATCCGTTCAATGAGACGGCAGTAGCGCAGCTTTTAGCGATTAAACAGCGCCCAGTGGATAAGGGTATGATCGTAATCACTGATAATATAAAGCGGATTGCGCCATTATTAGCATCCTTAAATGCTAAACAGCGTCAAAGCGTAACGGATAGTTGGCAGCCTCTTTTAAATCATTATCCTATTAATCAACAAGCTGTAAGCTCACAAGTACAGCAGGCACAAACTTGGCTACTGCCGTTACCTGAATCGCTTGAGGTGACTATTCCATCTTGGATTACAGGTATTCATAATAGCGTTGCGGTGCGATTGATCGCTCATCCCATGATCCAGCAGCTCTGCGCGCAGATGGTCACGCCGAATAACCCTTATGGCTTTGTCGTATCGACCAGTTGTAACCCCGCAGGCAAGCCGCCAGCTTCAGGGTTAGCGCAAGCACAAGCTTATTTTGCAAATCTAGATATAGATACAGATAAAAATGATAACTATGCTAATAATGTACGTTATCTAACAGGTGAAACTTTAAATTATCAGCGACCTAGTCAGATTAATGATGCACTGACGGGACAAGTTATACGCTGA
- the dprA gene encoding DNA-processing protein DprA, translating into MTASKPTLSADQRATVALWYEVNASLKAFHKLISYFGGAQQAWSATLSAWRELGIHQTHLARHEEPEQTIASIDKIVIALDSGKYQILFADQPAYPTQLLQIYDPPPLLFCRGNSARLQQAQIAMVGSRKPTPHAQKTTFDMAQYLAQVGYVITSGLAVGVDKCAHLGALTQAHVEHQGRTIGVMGTGIDVCYPTHHEQLFTQIIEQGGCLVSELLPHTLPHKHTFPRRNRLVAGLSLATIVTEATIKSGSLITARLTSEQGKQVFAIPSHIDNNNATGCLHLIREGATLIYHPEQVLDDVDAQLTIPAGYSRSDHSKADSAKRPVGFSSQSKNSESVSKQSTQVQPDSSTDVSSDKSNNNNTSISTAIKMKVTIPEHLTDVYEQLDWHGQDLDALLVTTKLSTAQLIAQLMELELLGVINEQGGRYLRL; encoded by the coding sequence ATGACGGCATCTAAGCCCACCTTGTCAGCAGATCAGCGCGCAACAGTAGCGCTGTGGTATGAGGTGAATGCGTCATTAAAGGCTTTTCATAAGCTAATTAGTTATTTTGGCGGCGCACAGCAAGCATGGTCTGCGACGCTAAGCGCTTGGCGAGAGTTAGGTATTCACCAGACCCATCTGGCACGTCATGAAGAGCCTGAACAAACTATCGCTAGTATTGATAAGATTGTAATAGCGCTAGATAGTGGTAAGTATCAGATACTCTTCGCCGATCAGCCAGCATATCCTACTCAGTTATTACAGATCTACGATCCGCCGCCACTGCTATTCTGTCGCGGCAATAGTGCGCGCCTGCAACAAGCACAGATAGCTATGGTCGGTAGTCGTAAGCCGACCCCTCATGCACAAAAGACTACTTTTGATATGGCGCAGTATCTAGCTCAAGTCGGCTACGTGATTACTAGTGGCTTGGCAGTAGGAGTAGATAAATGCGCGCATCTAGGGGCGCTGACACAAGCTCATGTCGAGCATCAAGGGCGAACTATCGGTGTGATGGGCACAGGTATTGACGTCTGCTATCCTACTCATCATGAGCAGCTATTCACCCAAATCATAGAGCAAGGCGGCTGTCTCGTTAGTGAGCTACTCCCGCACACTCTTCCGCATAAGCATACTTTTCCGCGGCGCAACCGCTTAGTTGCAGGTCTCAGTCTAGCCACTATTGTCACCGAGGCGACTATAAAAAGCGGCTCGCTGATCACAGCAAGATTGACCTCCGAGCAAGGCAAGCAAGTCTTTGCTATTCCCAGTCATATCGATAATAATAATGCGACAGGCTGTCTGCATCTGATTCGCGAAGGCGCAACATTGATCTATCATCCTGAGCAAGTGCTCGATGATGTCGATGCGCAGCTCACTATCCCAGCAGGGTACTCTAGGTCAGACCACTCTAAGGCAGATAGTGCTAAGCGACCAGTAGGCTTCTCTTCTCAATCTAAAAATTCTGAGTCTGTCAGCAAGCAGAGCACTCAGGTCCAGCCAGATAGTAGTACTGATGTTAGTAGCGATAAAAGTAATAATAACAATACCAGTATCAGTACCGCTATAAAAATGAAAGTGACCATTCCTGAGCATTTGACTGACGTTTATGAGCAGCTAGATTGGCATGGGCAGGATTTAGACGCGCTACTTGTTACCACTAAATTAAGTACCGCTCAGCTCATCGCTCAGCTCATGGAGCTAGAGTTATTAGGGGTTATCAACGAGCAAGGCGGTCGCTACTTACGCCTATAA
- a CDS encoding LysM peptidoglycan-binding domain-containing protein — MKISFNGLAKALLMTTFSGALLMGNAHANNPAPTIKADAPNRYIVKKGDTLWDISGRYLDSPWRWKEIWATNKQIKNPNLIYPNDVLILCIIKGKTLIGVDTGEGCAGIEKQMSGVAVSSAVTVTSVANSIPAIPLSAIKQWLDKTVIVNPQDFNSTPYVLASKNRNLITASGDKIYAKGIPLIVGQTYGVYREGELYTDPKTLRVIGLEVTQVATGLVTSSTTEGVSSIQLTASYGKEVREGDRVFVELNNNIAPVFYPEPATVTRGGMIIRVMDSISSAARGSVVAINLGSTQGAKPGDVLTVYQKGPLVRDTIDNDTPVRLPSEPSGMVMVFNTFADISYAYVLSSELPLGVGDQLLPPPYL, encoded by the coding sequence ATGAAAATAAGCTTTAACGGTTTAGCGAAAGCGCTATTGATGACCACCTTTAGTGGTGCGCTATTAATGGGCAACGCGCATGCCAATAATCCAGCGCCTACTATCAAAGCCGATGCTCCCAATCGATATATCGTCAAAAAAGGCGATACTTTATGGGATATCTCAGGTCGCTATCTGGACAGTCCATGGCGCTGGAAAGAGATTTGGGCAACTAATAAGCAAATAAAAAACCCTAATCTTATTTATCCTAATGACGTGCTTATTTTATGTATTATCAAAGGTAAAACCTTGATCGGTGTTGATACCGGTGAGGGCTGTGCTGGGATTGAAAAACAAATGAGCGGTGTGGCAGTGAGTAGTGCAGTCACTGTGACCTCAGTTGCCAACAGCATTCCTGCTATTCCACTCTCTGCTATTAAGCAATGGCTCGACAAAACCGTAATCGTCAATCCACAAGACTTTAACAGCACACCTTATGTATTGGCCTCAAAAAACCGTAATTTAATCACTGCTAGCGGTGATAAGATTTATGCCAAAGGAATACCGCTTATTGTCGGTCAGACCTATGGGGTTTATCGTGAGGGTGAGTTATATACTGATCCAAAAACCCTAAGAGTCATCGGCTTAGAGGTGACCCAAGTAGCGACAGGATTGGTGACGAGTTCCACGACAGAGGGCGTCTCTAGTATTCAGCTGACAGCCAGCTATGGCAAAGAAGTCCGTGAAGGGGATCGAGTATTCGTCGAGCTTAATAATAACATCGCGCCAGTATTCTATCCTGAACCTGCAACAGTCACGCGCGGTGGTATGATTATCCGAGTCATGGACTCTATTAGCTCAGCGGCTCGTGGTAGCGTGGTTGCCATTAATTTAGGGAGCACACAAGGCGCAAAACCTGGCGATGTATTAACCGTCTATCAAAAAGGGCCACTAGTACGCGATACTATCGATAACGACACCCCAGTACGCTTGCCAAGCGAGCCTAGCGGTATGGTCATGGTATTCAACACTTTTGCCGATATTAGCTATGCTTATGTTCTAAGCTCGGAGCTGCCATTAGGGGTAGGGGATCAATTGCTACCACCGCCGTATCTGTAG
- the thrC gene encoding threonine synthase — protein MKYISTRGQTEPMDFSDVLLMGLAPDGGLMLPEHYPNVNEATLEEWRSLSYPDLALAIMQRFATDIPYADLKDIIERTYTAEVFGDAEIVPVRKLEDDLYILGLSNGPTLAFKDVAMQFLGNAFEYVLKRQDARITIIGATSGDTGSAAEYALRGKDNIEVFMLSPHGKMSEFQRAQMYSLTDANIHNIAIDGMFDDCQDIVKALQQDAEFKAAYNLGTVNSINWGRILAQIVYYFKAYFAVTDSNNEQVSFSVPSGNFGNICAGHIAREMGLPIGRLIVATNENDVLNDFFNQGAYQPRATDKTYVTSSPSMDISKASNFERFVYLLLDKDSARVHELFEGVKSGQGFDLAELMEAVNSRYGFAAGKSTHADRLQTIEALYEQHGELVDPHTADGIKVAKELQQAGEVIICAETALPVKFAETIVEAIGPIDIARPKHTEGLEDLEQHVVILDNKAELVAEQIRQKVMANPA, from the coding sequence ATGAAATATATCAGTACCCGTGGTCAGACCGAGCCGATGGATTTTAGTGATGTGTTATTAATGGGGCTAGCTCCTGATGGTGGCTTGATGCTGCCTGAGCACTATCCAAATGTTAATGAGGCTACTTTAGAAGAGTGGCGCTCGCTGAGTTATCCAGATTTAGCATTAGCCATTATGCAACGCTTTGCCACTGATATTCCTTATGCAGATCTAAAAGATATTATCGAGCGTACTTATACTGCTGAAGTATTCGGTGATGCTGAGATCGTTCCTGTGCGTAAGCTTGAAGATGACTTGTATATTTTAGGCTTATCCAATGGCCCAACGCTCGCCTTTAAAGATGTCGCCATGCAATTCTTGGGTAATGCTTTTGAGTATGTGCTTAAGCGTCAAGACGCGCGTATTACTATCATTGGCGCGACTAGCGGCGATACGGGTAGTGCGGCCGAATATGCGCTACGGGGTAAAGATAACATCGAAGTCTTTATGCTCTCGCCGCATGGCAAAATGAGCGAGTTTCAGCGCGCGCAGATGTATAGCTTGACCGATGCTAATATCCATAATATCGCCATCGACGGCATGTTTGATGATTGCCAAGATATCGTCAAAGCGCTGCAACAAGATGCTGAGTTTAAAGCCGCTTATAACTTAGGTACAGTCAACTCTATTAACTGGGGACGGATACTGGCACAGATTGTTTATTACTTTAAGGCTTACTTTGCGGTAACTGATAGCAATAATGAGCAAGTTAGCTTTAGCGTACCATCTGGTAACTTCGGCAATATTTGCGCAGGTCACATTGCTCGTGAGATGGGCTTGCCTATCGGACGCTTGATTGTGGCCACCAATGAGAATGACGTACTTAATGATTTTTTTAATCAAGGTGCCTATCAGCCACGCGCTACGGACAAAACTTATGTCACTTCAAGCCCTTCAATGGACATCTCTAAAGCGTCTAACTTTGAACGCTTTGTCTATTTATTACTCGATAAAGATAGCGCTCGTGTACATGAGTTATTTGAAGGGGTGAAGTCAGGGCAGGGCTTTGATTTAGCAGAGCTAATGGAAGCGGTCAATTCACGCTATGGTTTTGCCGCTGGCAAATCAACTCACGCTGACCGTTTGCAAACCATTGAAGCGTTATATGAGCAACATGGTGAGCTGGTCGATCCGCATACGGCTGATGGTATTAAAGTCGCTAAAGAATTGCAGCAAGCAGGAGAGGTTATCATCTGCGCTGAAACCGCTCTGCCTGTTAAGTTTGCAGAGACGATCGTCGAGGCTATCGGCCCTATAGATATTGCTCGTCCTAAGCATACCGAAGGCTTAGAGGACTTAGAGCAGCATGTGGTTATCTTAGACAATAAAGCCGAATTAGTCGCTGAGCAAATTCGTCAAAAAGTTATGGCTAATCCAGCTTAA